The Calypte anna isolate BGI_N300 chromosome 3, bCalAnn1_v1.p, whole genome shotgun sequence genome segment TCCTGTTGGCCAGGGGCTGGCAGGTGGTGCCAGCATGGGCATCTGTATCCATCCAGCAGAGCAAGGCAGAAGCGGGTACGTGgcaaacaaattattttgtgagCACTGGGAAACAGTTTTTACTCTCCAGCTCTGTCAATATGATCTagctctgtctgtctctctaTATATGTACAAACAGTATATCACAATGTTGCCTTTTTTGTTGGAAATATAAAAGTACAAAGATTGTAAACCAAATCGGTGTAATAAAAGTTTCAGATGATTCACTGAGGTGGCTGCCAGCAGTGGGTCTGTGAGCGCTGGTGCCAGATAGGACTGGGAGATGCCTGAAGACCCTTGCATTGCTCAGAGGGCATGAGGGGATGGAGGTCAGCCCACTTGCTTTAATTCCCTGCTGACCTCTCCTGACCTCAGAAGGACTGAGGCAATCATGTAtgtgccctgtcctgtcctcagGTGGCCATAGCCCATGGGGCAGAAGGAAGATGCTCTGTTTTCATCTAAACCCGAGGAAGCTGCTGTTTTCAAGCCTCTGGACTGTGCAGCCAGCAGTCCTGCAGGGACCCCTCTGaaacatagatttttttatttttttttacaggtttgCACAGAAGAGCACCACTAGTTAAGGTAAGCTTCTGGTTGTAAAGAATTCAGCTGTTAGCAAAGTAGACTAGCACTCATCAAAGGCATAGTAACCCAAAGCAGGAAACCATGGTGAAGACACCTATCCTATAATTTCctgaatttatttgtttatttacttttcacCACTTGTAACTGGAAGTCCAGACAAATTGTgctataaaaatgaataaatccTGGAGCAGCGCAATAGCCAGGAAAAGCTGACCAGGAACTAAAACCAACATTCCCACTATCCTGCATGCATCTCATACTGTCCTCAGCAAAAAGCTTAAGTGAGCTGACTGTCTGAAGTTTAGGTCTGGACTAGACCATTTGGATGGTGGAGACTTCATCCTTGGTGCTTTACAGGTGCAACAACATCCAGTTGCCTGAACTAAGCTTGTTGCTGGAGCATATAAGAAACACTACAGGAGGTGGGATTTAGTCTCAGGTGCAGTGGAAGAGATGGCTCAAGAGGGAGATTGCTTCTATGATGACACTACTGTCCCATGAGCTTAAATGTCTGTCTTGTGTTACATCACAAGATAGATGACAGGGATCTGGGAAAGGTGGCAGTGATGGCCATAAGTTGAGTGTTGCTCAGacatacaaataaaaacaacctTCTGAAGTGAAGTATCTCAAACACTGCACCCGAAAAGCTTGGTGCTCTCTGGAGCATCTTCTTCAGAGGGGGTTTGTGGGCGGATGCTGTAGAGATTCTGGCCTTGCTGCTTCCCAGTTGGCCCACACAATTTGGTGAATGAGGTACTCTGTCTCCTGGCCCACTTCTGCCAGGCGGAGGTCAAACTCAGTCAAAGTCTTGTTATCTGCCAGTCCTTCAAGCAGCTGCTTCCCACCGTCCTGCAAATGGGTAAGATGGGGAGTGATTAAAGGAGATCCAAAAGGGAAGTGTATTGCTCCATTTCTGTCCTCCCCAGGGCTAATTGTCCTGCAGTTCCCTGCTGGTGGGGAGCCCATGAGATGGTGCTAAAAGTGACAAAGGCCTTTGCTTAATCCTGAAATGATGCTCACAGAAGTAGTACACAGGCAAGGAGTGTAACCTTATGCAGTACTCAGTGATATGACACATGCTAATGACTCCCTCTGGGTACCATGTCAGGAGTTCTCAAGCTCAGGGTGGTTAATAGCCTGGCTGGTGATGATAACTTGAAAGTAGTCTCTGCTCTCCCTTGTCCCCTCATCGCCACCTCATGGCCAGGTGGGGACAAAGGGCAGTGTGATTTGcatgctgctcctcctctcagCAGTGGTGAGAGCACCACTGCTGGCAGTGTCTTGCCTGGATGCCATTTCCCAGGCTGGGGTGGCGTTTTTGGGGTTGAAATCTCAAGCAACTGGAGTCTAGCTTGTAGGGGCAGAAAATGGGATGTAGATAGCTTAAGGAAGGCAACTCTGTTTTAGGACATTTCCCTCCCTTAGCAGTGCCTTTGGGGATGTGACAATTGGGCTTTTTTATAAAGCTTCAATACCTATTCTCTTTCAGGTACCAAATACACCTCCTGCCCCCATTTCCTCCACCCAGGCAGTCCACTTATCCCAGCACCCTTCCTCTTAGACCTTTTGCTAAAAAGCATAGGgcaaaaaggacacaaaaggAGTCTGTTTTTAACGGGCTCCACAAGTCAGAATCTGACGCATCTCTAGCAAAGCCCCCCATTTCCTCAATGATAATACCACCTGCCCATTTATTGGGCTTCTGTGGAGCTTTGCAAAGGGGTACCAGGAGAGCTCATCAGAAGGAAGATGCTAAGTGCAGAGATTGTTATTTCCCAAGCAAAAATTTGTCTCTTCACCTTTGCCCCCTTGTATCATTACACTCAAATGGTTTTCCATGTCTAGAACTCACAAAAGGTTTTCTGCCATCAAATCCTTTTAAAACTGTTGTCAAATACATTGATGCCAATATTCCTGCCAGCAGGGACAGCTGGTCTGCTGTCTCTTCATCGTGACAGTGAGAAAAATTGAGGCAGAGCAGAAAGTTTAAAAAGCCAGCATGATTGTATTTGGCTGCCTAGCTGCAGATTTCTAAAGCtctttttaaccaaaaaaagaaaagtagtcTAGATTGTGGGCACATTGCAGCTCTTTGGGATGTAGTAAGATGAACAACCTGCtcatgcaagggggttggaactaaatgatccttaaggtcctttcaaacccaaaccattctgtggttctatgattctaagatctGTTGATGCTCCTCTAGCTAGAAAATTTAAGACTGATAACCCAATAACCCACTCATAACTCAATCAGATGTGACACTTTTGACCAACCACACTGCTCCCGAGCTGTAGGGTGAGTTTAAGGAGCTCAGCAACAGAGCCAATTTTCTAACAGTCTCCTCTGAGTGTGTGATGGACAGGACTGATTCTGGGAAGGGTGACACTATCTGCATGCTGCTGAGTGACAGATGGCACAACTTATCCAAAACACAGATGATATGCATAAGGCCTTTGTCTCGTGCCTCCCTATCATTACTAGCTGCTCCCATGTGTGTAAAGAGGATGTGATTTTTCCCAGACATACTCCctggttttcagtttcttaGGGGAAAAATCCCTCTCTGCCCAGAAGTCCAAAGCCTGTAAGGCAGATTCAGATGAGGAGCCCTGTGAACAGAATTAGATGTAATGAGTGACACAGatgcatgtgtgcacacagatgtccttctccttcctgctgtcTTCCATAGTTTCTTCCCTCCTTGGTACCAATTGTTAATGCAGCAAGACTGCAATGTGAAGGAGGCATTTTCCTCTGTGGCTGCAAGAGAGGGCAggctcagcctctgctttttAAGGCCACCATGCAGTCTCACAGACTGCAAGAGGGTTTCTCTTACCAGCCCCAGGTGGTTGCATGTGAAATTGATGCTCATCAGGGTGTTGTTCTGAGACAGGACCTGGGAGAAAAGGGTAGCAGTTGGCTCTGACAGGTTATTACTTCCCAAATGGATGAACTTCAGGGTGGTGTTGGTCAGCAGAGCATGGCCAATCGCTTCCCCGCCTTCATCCTCCAAGCAATTGAGGCGCAGGTTCAGGGAGGTCAGGGTGGAATTCTCAGCCAGTGCTTGAGCAAGAGCCTGAGCCCCAAGGTGACCAATCTGGTTGTTACACAGATCGAGGATTTCTAATCTGCTGTGGTTGATCAGCTTGCCAATAGCTTGTGCCCCCTTGTCCCCAATGAGATTGTGGGACAGGTTCAGCTCCACCAGGCTGGGGTGATCCAGCAAGTTACGGACCAGCAGCCTGGTCTTGTCATCATCCACTTGGCTGCGTGTCAGCTTGAAAACCTGTGGGCATAAAGGGAACTAAATGACAGGGACACTAAAGAGCCAGTGCTTTGGATTATTGTCTGTAGAAGACCTCCAGTGAGTTAAGCCCATGGGCCACCAGACAGGATTTATCTCCTTTCACTTCAGACACCTTTAGGCAATGGGTTCAAGTTGTCACTTTTATAGTGGGCAGATATTTCCAGCAAGCAGGACATACCACTGCTGTCCCATGCCTATTCTAGGGAGAAATGGTTCACCTCCTGGAAATGCCTGTTCCTCTCCTCTGACTCCACAGATTTCTGACATGGAgttaaattaaaacaagataAAGCTGCCCAGATACCCACAGAGAGTAACAGTGGAACTCACCCCAGATCAGAGTCAGTGTCTAAGTGAGCACATGTACTGGGGGTTACTGCAGTGCTCTCTGGAAAGTGCAAAGCCCTGCTTGGCCAGGGCACCTCAAcagctgcaggagaggtggtATCTCTTCTGTAAGCCAAGCAGAAAAATACCTCTGAAAGCATGTCAGCCTGTGGGAAGAGCACTCTAGCTCCCTCTGGCTTTCCTCTGGGTAGCAACGCCTGCTGATGTGTTGGAGGGGCTGGGTATCTGCACTGCAATTGCCACAGAAGTGAAGATTCCATTAACATCCGGAATGAAGACCCTTCATTACTCTAAGGGGAAATGTATTTTCCCATGCTCTTCTTGGgggtttctgctgctctggggcaTATTGATATGTATTTACTGGGTATAACCATCCTCCTTATGACAAACTCTCTTTGGACTTCTTGCTCCCTCATGGAATTATTTAAGGAGTTAACACAGGAGTGTTACTTTCTATCGGTTTCTCTTGGGTTACAGCGAACATGTTTTGTGGGAGCAAGTGTTTCCCTCCCTGACCCTCTGACAACCTTCTCTAGCAAGAAGATACAAGATACTCAGTGCTAGGCTAGCAAGTTAACATCTCTGCACTCTGCTAGACTGCAGCTTGCAAGGGCATCCATGCTCTCAGCAAGAAAAACTGGCCCCTagatttccttcccctccccccccagcaaTTTGAAGATCTATCTGAGGAAGGAAAGTTTCGTTTGGGATAGATTACTTTCAGGCTATGGCACATCCTCACAGCAATAGCAAGGTTGCAGCAGTCTTGGTAGGTGAAGTTAAAGAGGTTCCACTCAAAGTTCATACCACAGTCCTTCACATTGTAAGTCAGATGAAGCTCCTCAAGGTGAGGGAGAGCAGTAATGAGGAGTCCGAGGTCATAGTGATTCATGGTGACCTCACTGAGCCCCATATCACTAGCTGTATCAGAGAGgtcatcctcctcctcatttTGATCCACCTTCACTGGTGGCAAGAACTGATCAACCTCCAGTTTCCACACATAGTCTTTGCAGAGCGGGATGAGTTCTAGGACCTGTTTGGGATCTGTGCTGTTAGGGATGAAACATTTTAGGGTGTTCTCCAGGTGACGTTCAAAAAACATCCTTTTCCAGCTGCCTCCATAGTTGTCAATGTCACACACTTGCCAGCGCTCCATGCAGCACCTCTTCCAGTAGTCCTCATCATTTATTATGTTGGCAGTCACAGCGAGAGGAAGGCCAGTGGGGAGCCTGTCCAGAACCTTCTTTTGGTGCTCAGGCAGAAGACGGTCCAAAATAGGGTTCTCTgcaggggaggaagagaaggagaggtTGGTCTGGTCTGTGAAAACCATGGCTGGCACTACAGTTCTGCTCAGTCCCTCAGCTGTGTGCTGAAGCCCTCTCCTCTGCTGATAACGAGCTCTCAGTTGCCAGCTGCTGGTGCAGGGAGCTAAGCTGGCAGAAAATGTGTAGGATACATCTCCTACATTTCTGTGTAGGATTTCTATCTTTTACAGTAAAACATCAGCGTAATTTGGTTTCCTCCCCTAATATTTGGGAACTGCATCAGAAACCAAGCTCCTgctgaaaatttaatttgaatgCAGTTTATATTCAGAGCAGGACTTTTGCTCCCAAGAGAGCTAATTCAGCCTTACAGTGATGGGAGGGCTTGTCTTGTCATTTGCTGAACTTTCTCCCTTTGGTTTCTAAGCATATTAAAGGATGATATTTGAGAACAACCGTCTGTGTGCTATTCATGGGAGTCCTTGTGCCTTTTTATCTTAACTCAGGTGTCTGCCTTATCCCAAATTGATTCCTGTTCCTACCCACTGAGACACACTTTCAGCCTTTAGGTCCAACtatgtttaaataaaacttgTCTTTTCCTAGGAGCCTTATTCCCTCAGTCTCTTTCCCAATGCTTGCCCTAGGTCTCAGCTGTCTTCTTTCTAGTAGAATTTCTTTGTGGTaggaaatatcagaaaaaagCCATGTATACTGACACCGTGAATGTTTGGTGACACAAATGTGGTAGCATCAAGTAACAGAAATCATCAGTGGAGAAGCCTATTCGCACATGGGAAAACAGATTTTGAGAGATAAAATGGGGCTACTGTTTTTATATTTCCTCTTTGTGGCATTTCCTTCCTAAAGACAGTTATACCACCTTTGCAGAATCTATTCTCCAGTGTTCTACAGCTAGCACTGCAGTGACCTTCTCTGCATAGTCCCACAAGAGAAGCAGAGGTGGGACACATGGCCTGCACTCAGTCACTCACTTAGGCTCACTCAGGTAGCATCAGTGGGTCAGATGCAGCTGCACAGCTCAGGTCATGTCATCAGGGTCCCCAAGGTGCCAAGTACACTGCTCTTATATGCACACAATGAAGGTCCGACCATTTGACACTGGACTGACTGACCAGGGTGATAGGACTATGAGGATCTTCCAGCTCAGGCTTCCAAGTATCATCACCTCTGGCCCTCATATATCATCAGCTCCTGGTGTGCAGCAGCACCGAGATCCTCTACACTCTCCTAATGGGGACATACCCTTAGACCTATCTTTGGTCTTTTCTACCACTTCACTGAGTCAGCCAAAAATACAAGTaggcctttttttctcccccccagCCAGTTACCAGATGAGAaatgctgtttctgttttgctaTGTTATGAGTCCACCTGCTTCAAAATTATATTCCCTGCTTGAGGATGTAAGTCACACCACCAGCAAAAGCCACAGAGAAGGCCTGTGAGTACAGTATGTATCCTGAGTTGGTAGCTCCTCTGAGCAAGGAGCAGCTCTCCATCTCTGTACAGAACTCAGCACATCAGAACTCCATCCCTCAGTGCTACCATAATGTGTGCGTGaatcaggaaaaggaaacactAACTCCTCAGGCATGGCCATGACTGACCTAAATATGCTCAGCGGAGCatggagggaagaggaaaaattaaggCAATGTTAGGGCATGGTGACATTCCGGATAGCATCCCACAGGACAACAGCCAGACCTGGAGTATGCAAGTATACTAACATAATTAAACAGTTTGCTTAACTGGCTGCCTGAGGGAATATTTGTCCCTTTGTCAGGGTTAGGTACCACACTCTGCCTTTCAGGTGCCTCTGCCCAACTTGTTGaccctctgctccctgggacGGATGCTCTCTCTCTGTGTATCCCAGGAGAGACACACTCCTGCTTACTTTCGAAATTCTGGACGATGTGCTGGAGGCAGAGTTCAGTGAGGTGGGGGACAGTGACAAGGGACCACTCGGGATCCTCGATGATGCGGTGCACAGAGTAGGAGTCAGCAGTGCGGTTGGACTGCGATGGATACATCCAGGGAACAGCTGTGCTCCTGCCATCAGCCACTGGCTGCTGCATCTTGGCTCAGGACCCACTTCTCCTTTAGGACAAGCAAGAGGAATATTGCTTGAGAGCAGAAGTCATCACCATGCTTTCCAGCTGGGCTgcctacaaaagaaaaaagtaagctTAGAAGGAGGCCAGTGATAAGAATTCTCTGCTCATACTGCCCCTCTGTCATGCACTTGCCCCCTGCCCTTTACCTAACTCCTCTGCTTGGGCTGGAAGCACTGCACAAAGCAACTATTACTCAGACTGATCTTTATACACTGCCCAGTACAGAGGTCTCTAGGTGCCACGTGTAATGAGCAGATAATAACATGGCGTTAATTCAGAGTGCTGTTGAAGAggatttggttttttcctttttttctgataaaagaaATAGGTGAAACTGGCAAGATCTGggtttaaaacaaatgaaaacagtggCTCTTCACAATGTCTGCAGTTAATCTAGAGAATTCCTTGCCACAGGATGTTGTGAATGCTGTTCCATCATGATGTTATCTTCCAAGTCCATGAAAGAGAAACCCTTTGAGAATGAATCACTGCACAGAAACCACATCTGGCCCAGTGTGAGTGGAGCCTagctggagagggagagagtGTTGGAGGAAAGAACCCACACATacttgcatttgttttctgctcttctcaaGCCATTTGCTTCTAGCTACTGTCAGAGATGGGATACTGAGCAAGACCATCTCTGATTTGATTTGAAATGTTCTTGTGAGTCAGACACTTTATAGATGAGTGCACTGTAAGTGtatttgtgggggtttttttcctgctttttccaaTTATTCTCCATCTGAACTCCCTCCAAAAATCCATTAACTGACAAGACGGGTCAGATGTTTATACCTGTTCAGACCACACTGAGACTAAGCAGATAAGAGCTAGAAGAATGAGCCTGGAGCAGAAGGCAAGATGCCCAGTCCTGTGAACTTTGTGGAGCTTTCTCAGACCAAAGTTTCCCATTTTCCATTTCCTGCAGCAACCTCAGAACCAGAACTCTCAGCCATCAAAATACCATATTTATGGTTATTGTCTGGAAGTCTCAATGGTTCCCTTTCCAGCCCTACCAGTctgagagaggcagagaagacATGTGGAAGGAGTCTGCCTCTTGAGTCCTGGGTTCAACAGGACTTCTCAGGCTTGGTGAGCATCCCCCAGAGCACACAGCTAATCCTTACTGGGGCTAActggagggcagggctgggcagttAGAGACTGCAGGACACCTAAAAGAAACATGAGACAGATGGATTGATGGAAATGTCAGAGGTGAGGACAGCTTCTTGCAAGACCAAGAGGATGCCTCAGGGCAAAAATGGCCTTGCATCATGGTAGAATCAAAAGGATTCTGTGATAACAGCTTGCTGACATGTACTATCTTGTACCAGAGCATCCCTCAGCTGAACAGCGCTTTAATCAGAAACAGCTCCTCCTTTTATGAAGAGCATGAGACAGACAGTGCTCCCCAAATGAGACATCTTAGGTCTTTCTCCTGCACAAGGCTGCTCCCTTCTCCTGTGTCTTCCCCGTTAGTGCTGCCTTGGCCAGCACAGGCCCCTGGAAGCTTTGTGACTTGCTTTGCTACTGTTCCTCccactgctccttcctcctgcaaAAGGCATCTGACGAAAGTCCTGCAAAGGAACCTGCAAAGGGTGGGGAGTGGAGAGAGGCGATCCAGGAAATGCCAAGAATGAGAGGAGAGGAGCACAATGATTCATTCTGTACTGCAGCAAATGTGTCAGCAAAGGCTTCTTCAAATGTGCTTGAAGTAGGTCTGAGGAAAGAGTGGCAGCACaaagcaggaggatggaggacAAGGATTCCCAAGTACAAGGATTCCTAAGGACAGGGAAGCTGAATTTCCCAGGTGGTATTGGTGTACGGATGACAAAAGCAATGTCTGTAGAAGTGAGCTTGATCTGGAGAAGGGTGACTATGGAAGGAGAAGGATTGAGTGTTGGGGAGATATGAGGACTGGGAGTCTTCTCTCTGTGAAACTCTCTGCCCCAAGGGAAGGTGCTGTGATTGTGGGCCACCACTGAGGGGGAAGAGGCCTGACTCTCCACAGCACATTGACACTGCTGAAACCCAACTCTTGGTGCCAAGGGGGCTCCTGGAGATCAAGCAAGAGGCACAGCTGCTGTCAGGCATAGCTGAAACCCAACTCTAGAAAGAGTGCAGCCCCTCCATACATTGGATGAAGCTCACCGAGCAACACTCACCTGCAGTGTGAGGTCAGCCAGCCTGCAGTGTGCACTACCCAGCTGTAAACCAGACCCGACATAGGATGTCCCCAAATGAGAAACAGACATCTTGGGGTGTCCTGGCTGCGAAGGAGCTTCCCTTCAATATGAGTTTCACATCAAGAAAGCTCTGTTGACTTTATCAGCCCTACTTGGCATTCATCATGAATCCAGCCTGAAGAAGGTGTATGAATCAACTCCTCatctgtggtgctgagggaagCTGAGTCTGATGCTGAGTCACTGCTCACACTTTATCTGTTCCCCCATCCCCAGCATGGTGGGCACACCTCACCCCTCAtctctgcagccccccaggggAAGGACCCCTTTGCCTCCTGCATCCCCTCCATCTTGGCTGCAGAAGTCTTGTCCAGCCAGAACTAAAACCCCATGCCAGTTCCCACAGCTGCGTTTGCTAAATATGGatttaaacacagaagaaattatgTAATTCACTATCAATAAGCCAAGTTAAGAGTGTTAACCCACGTGCCCTCCTACCCACTCTACACATCACCTACGCTAAAAAGGTTTTATCAAATAACATACAATGCATGAGGTCACGTAGCAAATTCCCAGTTTATGCCATTTAACACCTAGATTGGGCTGAAAGGTAAATGGCATCAGAATTTCTAAGCAAAAGAAATGACACTTTCCTTCCCAGGAATAAGCAACTTATGTTGCGACCTAGTATGCCTAACAAACCTTCTTCAGTGGCACCTGTTTTGATCTGGAAATAGGACATGTGCTCTAACATTAAAGTCTTCTGCTCTTTTGATTCAGACCAAAGCCTAGAGAGACCAAAAAAAGAGTTGCATGGAAAAGGCTGACCTTTGGCTGATGCCTCCTACCAGCAGCATGGtgataaaaaaaattggagTGCCTGTACACACTGTGCTCACTGGACAGTTTGTAAAGGCAGGAGAAGAATCTTCCCAAGGATGGTTATGCCCCAGATGAGATCACATCCATACTGAAGCTCAATCTACCCAGAAACTGAGGCTACTGGCATGCCACTGCAGCAGCACCCTGAAACTGCCAGCTGTACTGCAGCTGTCTTGGCCTTCATGCTGTTACTTCTACTCTGGGCAGGCTAGTGGGGATGCTGGCAACTGATTCTGAGCACTGGCTTAAAACCATTGATCCCATTACCACCTGCATGGACTTGCCACACTGCCTTGCACTGTGAGAGGCTGATGCTAAGTGTGCATTAGGGCAGCATACTGAAGGCTCATTAAGGGGCTGAGACTCTGCAATGGGCTTTAAGTaagtttaaaaaccaaaatgtgcCAAATGAGAGATCTATTTAGCTCCGGATATAATGGAATTTGTCTGTAATGGGAGATGGGTCAGAACAAGGCCAGCCGGCTGTTTGGGAATATGGTTAATGTCATCACTGTAATCCAGCTGATGCAAAAGACCAATGCTGTGGTCCTGGATACCTGCCAGCACCCCAGACCCCTGCC includes the following:
- the TCTE1 gene encoding dynein regulatory complex subunit 5, with protein sequence MQQPVADGRSTAVPWMYPSQSNRTADSYSVHRIIEDPEWSLVTVPHLTELCLQHIVQNFEKNPILDRLLPEHQKKVLDRLPTGLPLAVTANIINDEDYWKRCCMERWQVCDIDNYGGSWKRMFFERHLENTLKCFIPNSTDPKQVLELIPLCKDYVWKLEVDQFLPPVKVDQNEEEDDLSDTASDMGLSEVTMNHYDLGLLITALPHLEELHLTYNVKDCGMNFEWNLFNFTYQDCCNLAIAVRMCHSLKVFKLTRSQVDDDKTRLLVRNLLDHPSLVELNLSHNLIGDKGAQAIGKLINHSRLEILDLCNNQIGHLGAQALAQALAENSTLTSLNLRLNCLEDEGGEAIGHALLTNTTLKFIHLGSNNLSEPTATLFSQVLSQNNTLMSINFTCNHLGLDGGKQLLEGLADNKTLTEFDLRLAEVGQETEYLIHQIVWANWEAARPESLQHPPTNPL